The stretch of DNA GGCGGGTCGGGCCGCGGCAGCTCTCGGGAAAACGCAGGAGGCCATTGAATACTACCGCCTGGCGGCGCGGGACAGCCGATGGAAATCCGTCGCCGAATACGAGCTGAATCGGCTGCAGGGGAATCGCTGAGCGCCCAGAAAAGCAATGGACCACACGTGCCCCTGGATCCTCCCCAGGGGCTTTTTGTTATTGCGGAAGGGGAGCGATCGAGCCCGGAAGCCGAAGATCTTTCGAACAAGTTGCCGATAAAAAGTGCGCAGGGGGGCACGGTTGCGCCTACATAGGTATGAAAGTCGCGGGCAGGTGGTTCGTTTCTTGCCGCGATTCAAGCAGGTGCGTGTACCATGGAGGAAAAGATGGCCAAGGAGTGGCCAGGAAGTGGCCAAACAGGACCAGATTCCGCGAGCCGTGGCGGAGGACTGACCAGTCATCTCACCCGCCTCATTCTGGAATCGGATCTGTGTCTGGCGGACGGGGAAATTGACGAGGCCAGGGCCAGGCTTTCTGCGGCCTTGGCCTCGCTGCCGTTGGGGGACAAGCGGCGTGGGATAATCCGCTACCGGTTGGGTCTTGTAGAGCTGGAAGCCGGGGACTACGAGGCGGCACTCGAGCACTTCGGGGAGGCACGCCGCATCTACGAGAAAGCAGGGCTGGAGGATAGAACACGCGCCTGCGTGTGGGGCAAAATCGCGGCCAAGATGGGCCTCGGCGATTGGACAGGGGCGGTACAGGAGCTGGAAGGCTTGCGCCACAGCTACGAAGCCGCAGGGCAATCCGACGCAGCCCAGTGGGTAAGCGAACTGATGCTCGCTCTCGAGCCCGCTATCGTGGGGAAGAAAGTCCGCCGTATTGCGCGCGCCAGGTCGGTAGCTGAGCTTCTTCCCGGCGAGGGGGCTTTGCTGGATCGTCTGCTTGCCCGCCTGACCAAAGTGAACACGGACGACCGAACATAAGGCTATGCCATCACCGACCTCCAAGGGGGCAGAAAGGGAAGGGGCACGGACCGGGGGGGGGGAGAGGCCCGGCTGCCCCAGCGCAAGCGAAAAGGAAGCTGCCGTCCCACTCCGAAGGGCCGGAAGTCGAGCTGCAGGCCCGGGGGCAGGTCTGAAGAAACGAAGCAAGGAGAAGGGGGCCATACCGCCCAATAAGAACGAAACGCGAGTCATCCGAGTCGTTTGCGAGTACCACTTGTGCGGTCCCTTCCGGACGAGCCTTTTCTTCTTCCCTTCTGTGCTTGACAAGACGGTGCGAGTTCCGTACAATAGGTTGCGCCAGAGAGGGGCAGGGGGTAGGGCCAAACCTCTCAGAGCTGCGACTCAAGGGACTGGATCCTATGGAAAGCGGATCACAAGGCCATCACAGGACGATATCGGTTCGCAGAGAGCGGTCGAAAGGCGCGTGCAGCCGTAACCCATACGACGGGCCCCATCGCGGGGCCCGATTCTTTTCGGGAGGTTATGGCGAGCGAGTCGCTGCACGGATTTAGGAGGGACAGTCTGGGTGCACACCTGGGATCGCGGCGAATGAAGGGCTAGGACGGGATGATGGTGAACGAGGATCGGAAGAACGACCGGGAGCCGATCAAGGCGTGCACGGTGCTTGTAGGAGAGGCGGATCCGTTCATGCGCAGGACCCTGGTGCGGGTCCTGGAGCCCCAATACCGCATAAAGTTCGCAGAGTCCGGCGCAGAGCTCCTGGAACTTGCTCGCCGCATGAAGCCTGACCTGATCATTACCGAGGTGTTGCTGCGCGACAGGGACGGGATTCAAGTTTGTCGGGAGCTCAGGGCGGATCCCAATACCTCGCGGACCCCGATTCTGGTGTTCTCCTTTCTTGAGCTTCGCGACCAGGCCCTACAGGCCGGAGCTGATGCGTTCGCCAAGAAACCCATGCGAAGGACGGAGTTCTTTTCGACGGTGGAAGAGCTCCTGCGGCGACGGAGAAGATCGGAGGAGACGAACCCATGATTCAGAGGTTACCCACCTGCGTTCCCGGCCTGGACGAAGTGTTGGACGGTGGACTCCCGCTAAGCACCACAATCTTGATCGCGGGTATGCCTGGCTCAGGGAAGACGGTGCTGGCAAATCAGATAGCTTTCCGTAACGCACGACCGGACTGCCGGGTGCTTTTCGTGAGCACTGCGTCCGAGCCTCGTTCCAGGATGATTCGATTCATGCAAGAGTTCGAGTTCTTCGACCCGAACAAGGTGGGAAAAGAGGTCTTGTGGGAAGACCTGGGCCCGATGCTCGCTTCGGACGCGGACGACAAGCAAGTCCTGGAGTGGCTATCCGAACAGGTTCTGGAACGCGAGCCAGGCTTGCTGGTGATCGATAGCTTCAAGTCTCTCGTCGATCTGAACGGCGATCGGCGCGCCCTCCGACGTGCTCTGTTCCGATTTGCAGCGCAGCTGGCCACGGTCGACTGCGTCAGCCTCCTCGTAGGTGAGTACGCCTCCGGGGAAATCAACTCCGGAGCACCCGAGATTTCCATCGTCGACGGGATTCTCCAACTTGCGCTACGCCCCCTGGGTCTGCGCGACCGCCGATCCCTACGAGTACAGAAGCTCCGTGGAAGTGCTTACGTTCCGGGGGAGCACAGCCTGCGCATCAGCCGCTCAGGGGTCGAGGTCTTCCCCCGTTTCCGGACA from candidate division KSB1 bacterium encodes:
- a CDS encoding eukaryotic translation initiation factor 3 subunit E, which translates into the protein MAKEWPGSGQTGPDSASRGGGLTSHLTRLILESDLCLADGEIDEARARLSAALASLPLGDKRRGIIRYRLGLVELEAGDYEAALEHFGEARRIYEKAGLEDRTRACVWGKIAAKMGLGDWTGAVQELEGLRHSYEAAGQSDAAQWVSELMLALEPAIVGKKVRRIARARSVAELLPGEGALLDRLLARLTKVNTDDRT
- a CDS encoding response regulator, which produces MMVNEDRKNDREPIKACTVLVGEADPFMRRTLVRVLEPQYRIKFAESGAELLELARRMKPDLIITEVLLRDRDGIQVCRELRADPNTSRTPILVFSFLELRDQALQAGADAFAKKPMRRTEFFSTVEELLRRRRRSEETNP